The following coding sequences are from one Nonlabens arenilitoris window:
- a CDS encoding endonuclease/exonuclease/phosphatase family protein, whose protein sequence is MWRKIFQVLGLIAALLSLLPLIAADYWWIRIFDFPHLQLTAFTLIAILLYFFTFKPKWVNDYAYISILIGCFIFQFVKFIDYTPFVDVEVKDSSAHVNNDSTIAIYTANVLQKNKNGDNLFQEIKEKQPDLIVFTETNQRWSTAINKQIGKDYPYKVEQPQDNTYGMLVYSKMALKDTKIKFKVDPNIPSIEAKVMMRNGHLFQLYAIHPTPPMPQHNPMSTDRDKELILTAMASYKSDLPVIVLGDFNDVAWSASTQLTKTIGKLLDLRIGRGFYNTYHAQYPLMRWSLDHILISPEFRLKDAGTGVNFDSDHFPSWAVLTFEPDLASQQQPNEPSEDDWKKVKKQMKKSGIESLVDLPNMIDNAGDELAD, encoded by the coding sequence ATGTGGAGGAAAATTTTTCAGGTTTTAGGCTTAATTGCTGCATTATTAAGTTTATTACCTCTTATAGCTGCAGATTATTGGTGGATACGCATCTTTGATTTTCCACACTTACAACTTACCGCATTTACACTAATAGCCATATTACTTTATTTCTTTACGTTTAAGCCTAAATGGGTAAATGACTATGCCTATATAAGCATCTTAATAGGTTGTTTTATTTTTCAATTTGTAAAATTTATAGATTACACACCATTTGTGGATGTAGAGGTTAAAGACAGTTCTGCTCATGTAAATAATGATTCTACAATTGCTATTTACACTGCTAATGTTTTACAAAAAAACAAAAATGGCGATAACCTCTTTCAAGAAATTAAAGAGAAACAACCTGATTTAATCGTTTTTACAGAAACTAATCAACGCTGGAGTACAGCGATTAATAAACAAATAGGAAAGGATTATCCCTATAAGGTTGAACAACCGCAAGATAATACCTATGGTATGTTGGTTTATTCAAAGATGGCGCTAAAGGATACTAAAATTAAATTTAAAGTAGATCCTAATATACCTTCCATAGAGGCTAAAGTGATGATGAGAAATGGTCATCTATTTCAGTTATACGCGATTCATCCTACACCACCCATGCCACAGCATAACCCTATGAGTACAGATCGAGATAAGGAATTGATTTTAACGGCTATGGCAAGCTATAAATCAGACTTACCTGTGATTGTTTTAGGTGATTTTAATGATGTAGCCTGGTCTGCTAGCACACAACTTACTAAAACGATAGGGAAGCTTTTAGACTTAAGAATAGGTAGAGGTTTTTATAATACTTATCATGCTCAATATCCTTTAATGCGATGGTCGCTTGACCACATCCTTATATCTCCAGAATTTAGACTAAAAGATGCTGGTACTGGTGTCAATTTTGATAGCGATCACTTTCCTTCTTGGGCGGTTTTAACTTTTGAGCCCGATCTAGCATCGCAGCAACAACCTAATGAACCATCTGAAGATGACTGGAAA